The following proteins come from a genomic window of Neptunomonas concharum:
- a CDS encoding YeeE/YedE family protein — protein MTTLSVSPPNKSLSNKSYLLPILAVLAGMISLILWLSQKYSWHEANLLILGAALGLALYHAAFGFTTAWRNFIINGRGKGLRAQMVMLAVAVCLFFPMLSAGELFGNEVAGFVRPLGWSVVVGAFIFGIGMQLGNGCASGNLYHIGGGQLRALPSMVGFTMGALWATKDYEWWTNLPQFAPISMIDEFGTFLAIGLNLGVFSLIALATLWVEKRRHGNIDKDVIPRSAPLYRYFLTGPWPFIWGAVALALLNFITLAMIGRPWAVAVAYPLWGAKGAEWLGVDLELDFWTYWMQPGRESALTEPLMTDAASLMNIGIIIGAILAAALAGKLSIQWRMPWQHWLAASIGGLMLGYGATIAFGCNIGAYFGGIVSGSLHGWLWLIAAFTGSILGTRIRPLFKLNNETSARSSC, from the coding sequence ATGACCACGCTATCAGTTTCACCACCTAACAAGTCGCTCTCTAACAAAAGCTATCTTTTGCCCATATTGGCTGTGTTAGCAGGGATGATTTCTCTCATACTCTGGCTATCCCAAAAATACTCTTGGCATGAAGCCAACTTACTGATTTTAGGTGCGGCTCTGGGTTTAGCGCTTTATCATGCGGCTTTTGGCTTCACGACCGCCTGGCGCAACTTTATTATCAACGGCAGAGGGAAAGGTCTGAGAGCCCAAATGGTCATGCTCGCTGTCGCTGTCTGCTTGTTCTTTCCTATGCTGTCAGCTGGGGAACTATTTGGCAATGAAGTTGCTGGCTTTGTACGTCCGTTGGGGTGGTCTGTTGTCGTTGGAGCCTTTATTTTCGGTATTGGTATGCAATTAGGTAATGGTTGTGCTTCAGGCAACCTGTACCATATCGGTGGCGGTCAACTTCGCGCCTTACCCAGTATGGTAGGTTTCACCATGGGTGCACTATGGGCCACTAAAGATTATGAGTGGTGGACCAACTTACCCCAGTTTGCACCGATCTCCATGATCGATGAATTTGGAACCTTCTTGGCTATCGGGTTAAATCTGGGAGTATTTTCTTTGATTGCCCTAGCGACACTTTGGGTAGAAAAGCGCCGACATGGCAATATCGATAAAGATGTTATCCCACGCTCTGCTCCTCTTTATAGGTACTTTTTAACAGGCCCTTGGCCTTTTATTTGGGGTGCCGTTGCACTGGCTCTGCTTAATTTCATCACATTAGCTATGATTGGCCGCCCTTGGGCAGTTGCTGTTGCTTACCCCTTGTGGGGAGCTAAAGGGGCAGAGTGGCTAGGGGTAGATCTGGAACTGGATTTCTGGACTTATTGGATGCAACCTGGTCGCGAGAGCGCATTAACAGAACCTCTTATGACAGATGCCGCCTCCCTGATGAACATCGGCATCATTATTGGGGCTATATTGGCCGCCGCTTTAGCAGGAAAACTCTCTATACAATGGAGAATGCCTTGGCAACATTGGCTAGCGGCCAGCATTGGAGGTCTGATGCTAGGCTACGGAGCAACCATCGCTTTTGGATGCAACATAGGGGCATACTTTGGCGGTATCGTATCTGGGAGTCTACATGGCTGGTTATGGCTAATTGCTGCTTTCACAGGTAGTATTCTCGGCACTCGAATCCGCCCCCTGTTCAAGTTAAACAATGAGACTTCTGCTCGAAGCAGTTGCTAG
- a CDS encoding RDD family protein, which translates to MPKIYDQTDVMQASLFKRLAAFVYDLMVVIAVLFAVSAVGVAINDGEAVDGPLYKSALFLAVFLFNGYFWTRSGQTIGMMAWRLRVQTIEGYSLSWGHALKRFLMAIISIAVGGLGYWWMLFSDQRMTWHDMVSSTRVVQLPKRKKD; encoded by the coding sequence ATGCCAAAAATATATGATCAAACAGATGTGATGCAAGCTAGCCTTTTTAAGCGCCTAGCAGCATTCGTATATGACTTAATGGTCGTCATCGCCGTGCTGTTTGCTGTCAGCGCTGTCGGTGTTGCGATCAATGATGGCGAGGCAGTGGACGGCCCACTTTATAAATCGGCCTTATTTCTTGCCGTCTTCCTTTTTAACGGATATTTCTGGACCCGCTCTGGGCAAACCATTGGAATGATGGCCTGGCGCCTAAGAGTCCAGACCATCGAGGGCTATAGCTTAAGCTGGGGGCACGCACTTAAACGCTTTCTCATGGCGATTATCTCTATCGCTGTAGGCGGGCTGGGTTATTGGTGGATGCTGTTTAGTGACCAAAGAATGACTTGGCATGACATGGTTTCTTCAACTCGCGTGGTTCAGCTCCCAAAGCGAAAAAAAGATTAA
- the lptG gene encoding LPS export ABC transporter permease LptG — MNRIDRYIAAQVLSAVFVIMVIVIGLDLIFEFVSETEDMSDSYGLGSVIYYLLLRAPSRVYEFLPLASLVGSLVGLGVLASNSELTVMRAAGISVQRIVVAVLKPALILAFAALLLGEFVVPVTERLAQSSRALAQSDGEALRSRHGVWHREDDLFIHINAVEPNGKIHGITRYQFDENRQMIAASFAQSGSYNGEGWILENVRRTQFLDDRTEAVQKAQELWVSGLTPTLLSVIVIEPVNLSISGLWSYSTYLHEQGLNTAQYLLAFWSKLLQPVAILALVLVAISFVFGPLRSVTVGQRIIAGVIVGLVFKFSQDLLGPASTVIGFTPLLATAIPIIICLVLGGWLLRRAG, encoded by the coding sequence GTGAATCGTATAGATCGTTACATTGCCGCACAGGTATTAAGCGCGGTGTTCGTTATTATGGTGATTGTCATTGGCTTAGATTTGATCTTTGAGTTTGTCTCAGAGACTGAAGACATGAGTGATAGTTATGGGCTAGGGAGTGTCATCTATTACTTACTGTTACGTGCTCCCAGTCGTGTATATGAGTTTTTACCGTTGGCTAGTTTAGTTGGCAGCTTAGTTGGTCTGGGTGTGTTGGCGAGTAATAGTGAACTAACGGTGATGCGAGCAGCGGGTATCTCGGTGCAACGCATTGTCGTGGCTGTGTTGAAGCCCGCTTTAATATTAGCGTTTGCTGCGCTACTGCTGGGAGAGTTTGTTGTGCCTGTGACAGAGCGTCTGGCTCAAAGCTCAAGGGCATTGGCGCAGTCTGATGGTGAGGCGCTGCGTTCGCGTCATGGTGTATGGCATCGAGAGGATGATCTGTTTATTCATATTAATGCGGTGGAGCCTAATGGAAAAATTCACGGCATTACCCGTTATCAATTTGATGAAAACCGTCAGATGATCGCCGCAAGTTTTGCGCAAAGTGGCAGTTATAATGGTGAAGGTTGGATTCTTGAGAATGTGCGTCGAACGCAATTTCTTGATGATCGAACCGAAGCCGTGCAGAAGGCCCAAGAGTTATGGGTTTCAGGGCTAACACCGACACTACTCTCTGTCATTGTGATTGAGCCGGTCAACCTCTCAATTAGTGGTCTTTGGTCCTATTCAACGTATCTTCATGAGCAAGGGTTGAATACTGCACAATACTTGTTGGCTTTCTGGAGTAAGCTGCTTCAGCCTGTCGCTATTTTAGCTTTGGTGCTTGTGGCTATTTCTTTTGTATTCGGCCCGCTACGTAGCGTAACCGTCGGGCAGCGTATTATTGCCGGTGTAATCGTTGGTTTAGTGTTTAAGTTTTCCCAAGACCTGTTGGGGCCTGCTAGTACAGTGATTGGCTTTACGCCGTTATTGGCAACGGCGATACCGATTATTATCTGTTTGGTGTTAGGGGGGTGGCTTTTACGGCGAGCAGGTTAA
- the lptF gene encoding LPS export ABC transporter permease LptF encodes MIIFRYLSRQILASTLAVSAVLTLIIVSGRFIKFLSYAAAGELSPEFVFQSVAYRIPGMLVLILPLGLFLGVLLAYGRMYLESEMAVLKASGVSTRKLGMFALGPAVFIGLIIALLSFYISPLCWKQVEVIYAKQAEKSEFDSLAAGRFQTLGGQRTTYTSGVKQGQGELDFIFVSERDKKTGQLRVVIAESGKQVITNPQSGERFVVLKDGFRYEGIPGEAKYREVAFREYGFLMPHASANQRPPEIEAMTIKELLAGNKVWHQTELHWRLSMPLLAIIMVLIAVPMSKTNPRQGRYAKLIPSILLYMLYLMLLTAAKSAIDDGKLSLVFLWLIHAAFFMLAMSLMFADRFWDKLSDLLPAISWRKKAS; translated from the coding sequence TTGATTATTTTTCGCTACCTGTCTCGCCAGATTTTGGCCAGTACTTTGGCAGTCAGCGCGGTATTGACCCTGATTATCGTCAGTGGGCGCTTTATCAAATTTTTATCCTATGCGGCCGCAGGCGAGCTGTCGCCAGAGTTTGTATTCCAGTCGGTTGCATACCGTATACCGGGTATGTTGGTCTTGATACTTCCCTTAGGTTTGTTTCTTGGGGTGTTGCTGGCTTATGGGCGTATGTACCTTGAAAGTGAAATGGCGGTATTAAAGGCCAGTGGTGTGAGTACCCGAAAGTTGGGCATGTTTGCACTAGGGCCTGCTGTGTTCATTGGTTTAATCATTGCTTTGCTGAGTTTTTATATCTCTCCGTTGTGTTGGAAGCAGGTGGAAGTGATCTATGCAAAGCAGGCTGAAAAGAGTGAATTCGATTCTCTAGCAGCTGGGCGTTTCCAAACGTTAGGTGGTCAGAGAACGACGTATACCAGTGGTGTTAAGCAAGGACAGGGAGAGTTGGATTTTATCTTTGTGTCTGAGCGGGATAAAAAAACTGGACAGCTTAGAGTCGTGATAGCTGAGTCTGGAAAGCAAGTGATTACTAACCCGCAAAGCGGCGAACGCTTTGTGGTACTTAAAGATGGATTTCGCTATGAGGGTATCCCTGGAGAAGCGAAATATCGAGAAGTTGCGTTTCGGGAGTATGGCTTTTTGATGCCTCATGCGTCAGCAAATCAGAGGCCGCCTGAAATTGAGGCTATGACGATCAAAGAGCTGTTAGCAGGAAACAAAGTGTGGCATCAAACCGAGTTACATTGGCGCCTATCCATGCCCTTGTTAGCGATTATTATGGTACTTATCGCAGTACCTATGAGTAAAACAAACCCTCGGCAAGGGCGTTACGCTAAGCTAATACCTTCGATTCTGCTTTACATGCTATATCTTATGCTGCTGACCGCTGCAAAGAGTGCCATTGATGATGGAAAGTTGAGTTTGGTCTTTTTATGGCTTATTCATGCAGCGTTTTTTATGTTGGCTATGAGCCTGATGTTTGCTGATCGGTTCTGGGACAAGTTATCTGACCTACTCCCTGCAATCTCTTGGAGGAAAAAGGCCTCGTGA
- a CDS encoding leucyl aminopeptidase, producing MDFEIVNGAVASLETECLVVGIEADAILSPSAQALDQASQGYINDLVATGDIKGKTAETLLLQRIDGITAKRILLVGLGKSDERHDRNHSKIIKAILSTTKALGLKNITIALDGLASDHADTYRQVRQMVEIATAELYQYDQTKSKKADPYAISNLAIHLADDVTEEGEGALVDGTAIANGVNVARDLGNLPGNICTPSYLSQQARELANEYDSVTCEILDEDAMEHLGMGSLLSVGRGSDQPSQLIVIKYNGGEADAQPHVLVGKGITFDTGGISLKPGANMDEMKYDMCGAASVVGTMNAVAEMDLPINVIGVIAAAENMPGGNATKPGDIVTTLSGQTVEILNTDAEGRLVLCDALTYVERFKPKTVVDIATLTGACIVALGRVVSGMLSNDDELASELTLAGDYANDRAWRLPLWDDYQELLDSNFADMANIGGPAAGTITAACFLSRFTKSYRWAHLDIAGTAWISGGKEKGATGRCVPLLTQYLLNQAADEIVDDEE from the coding sequence ATGGATTTTGAAATTGTTAATGGTGCAGTTGCATCGCTGGAAACAGAGTGTCTCGTCGTCGGTATCGAAGCAGATGCTATTTTAAGCCCTTCTGCACAAGCACTGGATCAAGCAAGCCAAGGTTATATCAATGATTTGGTAGCGACCGGTGACATTAAAGGCAAAACCGCAGAAACGCTTTTACTGCAACGCATCGATGGTATTACGGCTAAGCGCATTCTTCTTGTGGGCCTTGGAAAATCAGATGAGCGCCATGACCGTAACCACAGCAAGATCATCAAAGCGATTCTGAGTACGACCAAAGCCCTTGGCCTTAAAAATATCACGATTGCTCTTGATGGCTTAGCATCAGACCATGCTGACACTTACCGACAGGTTCGACAAATGGTGGAGATCGCAACCGCTGAGCTTTACCAATACGACCAAACTAAAAGCAAAAAAGCCGATCCTTATGCTATCAGTAACTTAGCGATCCACTTAGCGGATGACGTTACCGAAGAAGGTGAAGGCGCACTGGTTGATGGCACAGCCATCGCCAATGGTGTCAATGTAGCCCGCGACCTCGGTAACCTGCCAGGTAATATCTGCACGCCAAGCTACCTTTCTCAGCAAGCTCGCGAATTAGCCAACGAGTATGACTCAGTCACTTGCGAGATTCTGGACGAAGATGCAATGGAGCACCTAGGTATGGGCTCCCTGCTGTCGGTCGGGCGAGGAAGTGATCAACCATCGCAATTAATCGTTATCAAATACAACGGTGGCGAAGCGGATGCTCAGCCTCATGTATTAGTAGGAAAAGGAATCACCTTCGATACCGGTGGCATCTCTTTGAAACCTGGTGCCAACATGGATGAAATGAAATACGACATGTGTGGCGCTGCCTCAGTTGTGGGCACTATGAATGCTGTTGCTGAAATGGACCTACCCATCAATGTTATCGGTGTGATTGCCGCGGCTGAGAATATGCCTGGCGGTAATGCAACCAAACCTGGGGACATTGTCACCACACTATCTGGGCAAACGGTCGAAATACTCAACACGGATGCCGAAGGCCGACTAGTGCTCTGTGACGCCCTTACCTACGTTGAGCGCTTCAAGCCAAAAACAGTAGTGGATATCGCCACCTTAACGGGTGCTTGCATCGTTGCGCTAGGACGTGTGGTTTCGGGTATGCTCTCCAATGATGATGAGCTTGCCAGCGAACTGACACTGGCAGGCGATTACGCTAACGATCGTGCTTGGCGTTTACCACTATGGGATGACTATCAAGAGTTGCTGGATAGCAACTTTGCAGATATGGCGAACATCGGCGGCCCTGCGGCTGGCACAATCACTGCCGCTTGCTTCCTATCACGTTTCACAAAATCCTACCGTTGGGCTCACTTGGATATCGCAGGAACGGCATGGATCAGTGGCGGTAAAGAGAAAGGAGCAACAGGCCGTTGCGTACCTTTGCTAACCCAATACCTGCTCAATCAAGCCGCTGATGAGATTGTTGACGACGAAGAATGA
- a CDS encoding DNA polymerase III subunit chi, with translation MIQADFYILPSADEDSRYRFLGKLATRALSAGHRLYILATDEHNAETISERLWQAGSESFLPNNLANTTSESKAPIQIGWQASHAPKQPDLLINLSLNTPASLEEFNRIAEIITQDPEVLRTTRERFKTYQAAGYHTNMHDMRNRPAR, from the coding sequence ATGATCCAAGCCGACTTTTATATTCTGCCCAGTGCAGATGAAGACAGCCGCTACCGTTTCCTCGGCAAACTGGCAACCCGCGCTCTTAGCGCGGGACATCGCCTCTATATTCTTGCAACTGACGAGCACAACGCAGAAACCATCAGCGAACGCTTATGGCAAGCAGGGTCAGAAAGTTTTTTGCCAAATAACTTAGCCAATACAACATCCGAATCCAAAGCGCCTATCCAGATAGGTTGGCAAGCATCACACGCGCCTAAACAGCCCGACTTATTGATCAATTTATCGCTCAACACCCCCGCATCCCTTGAAGAGTTTAACCGAATCGCAGAGATCATTACTCAAGATCCCGAGGTCTTGCGTACTACCCGCGAGCGCTTCAAAACCTATCAAGCAGCTGGATACCACACAAACATGCACGATATGCGCAATAGACCCGCCCGATAG
- a CDS encoding valine--tRNA ligase: METTYQPHDIEKSWYKTWEENNYFAPSGEGDAYCIMIPPPNVTGSLHMGHAFQHTIMDALTRYKRMQGKNTLWQVGTDHAGIATQMVVERKLAAETQQTRHDLGREAFIEKIWEWKEESGGTITSQMRRLGNSVDWPSERFTMDSGFYHAVQEVFIRLYDDGLIYRGKRLVNWDPKLHTAISDLEVENREVKGKMWYLRYPLADGVKTDEGLDYIVVGTTRPETMLGDTGVAVNPEDDRYKSLVGKFVELPLVGRRIPIVADEYANMEKGTGCVKITPAHDFNDNEVGKRCKLPMINVLTLNADILDEAQTFNSDGSVNTDISGFIPEKYRGMERFAARRAIIADFEEAGLLVKVEENDMTVPYGDRGGVVIEPMLTDQWFADAKTLAKPAIEAVESGDIKFVPKQYENMFFAWMRDIQDWCISRQLWWGHRIPAFYDNEGNVYVAQDKDTARQKYNLDPELELRQDDDVLDTWFSSGLWTFGTLGWPENTERLQTFHPTDVLVTGFDIIFFWVARMMMMTMHFMKNEDGTPQIPFKTVYVTGLIRDESGDKMSKSKGNVLDPLDMIDGIELADLLEKRTGNMMQPQLAEKIGKRTQKEFPEGISAHGTDALRFTLAALATTGRDINWDMKRLEGYRNFCNKIWNAARYVLMNTQGEDCGVNDEVVELSLADRWISSRLQQLESDVNRHFEEYRFDLASSALYDFIWNEYCDWYLELSKPVLWDDNASVEAKRGTRRTLVRVLEAIMRLAHPIMPYITEEIWQQVKTLAGQSGDTIMQSAYPMANPAKVDLQAEADIEWLKGVIIGVRNIRGEMNISPAKDLPILIKNGSTEDQRRLDANRTFLTKLAKLDSITWLNEGDEAPMSATQLVGSMEVLVPMAGLIDKNAELARLKKEMDKLDKEVGRVEGKLNNEKFVANAPAEVITKEREKLESAQIAFAKLKEQYGKIEAL, encoded by the coding sequence ATGGAAACTACCTACCAGCCCCATGACATTGAGAAATCCTGGTACAAAACCTGGGAAGAGAATAACTACTTTGCCCCCTCCGGTGAAGGCGATGCTTACTGCATTATGATTCCGCCGCCAAATGTCACCGGCAGTTTGCACATGGGCCATGCTTTCCAGCACACCATTATGGACGCCCTGACCCGCTACAAACGTATGCAGGGGAAAAACACATTATGGCAGGTAGGTACAGACCACGCAGGTATCGCTACTCAAATGGTCGTAGAGCGTAAGCTAGCCGCTGAAACGCAGCAAACTCGCCACGACTTAGGACGTGAGGCATTCATCGAGAAAATCTGGGAGTGGAAAGAAGAATCTGGCGGTACCATCACTAGTCAGATGCGCCGTCTAGGTAACTCCGTCGACTGGCCAAGCGAACGCTTTACAATGGACTCAGGCTTTTACCACGCGGTACAGGAAGTCTTTATCCGCCTCTATGATGACGGCCTCATATATCGTGGTAAGCGTTTAGTTAACTGGGATCCAAAATTACATACCGCCATCTCAGACCTTGAAGTAGAGAACCGTGAAGTAAAAGGCAAGATGTGGTACTTGCGCTACCCCCTAGCAGATGGTGTAAAGACGGACGAAGGTCTGGACTATATCGTTGTCGGTACAACACGTCCTGAAACCATGCTGGGTGATACGGGTGTTGCCGTCAACCCAGAAGATGATCGTTACAAAAGCCTAGTTGGAAAATTTGTTGAATTACCGCTCGTGGGTCGTCGCATACCCATCGTGGCTGACGAATATGCCAACATGGAAAAAGGCACCGGCTGTGTAAAAATCACACCAGCCCACGACTTCAACGATAATGAAGTCGGCAAACGCTGCAAACTCCCTATGATCAACGTCTTAACGTTGAATGCAGACATCCTCGATGAAGCGCAAACTTTCAACAGCGATGGCAGTGTAAACACCGATATTTCTGGCTTTATCCCAGAAAAATACCGCGGCATGGAACGCTTCGCTGCACGTCGCGCCATCATTGCTGACTTCGAAGAAGCGGGATTATTGGTAAAAGTCGAAGAAAACGACATGACAGTCCCTTATGGCGACCGCGGTGGTGTCGTGATTGAACCAATGCTGACTGACCAATGGTTTGCCGATGCAAAAACACTGGCTAAACCCGCTATTGAGGCTGTCGAGAGCGGCGATATCAAATTCGTACCTAAGCAGTATGAAAATATGTTCTTTGCTTGGATGCGTGACATTCAAGACTGGTGCATCTCTCGCCAATTGTGGTGGGGCCATCGCATCCCTGCCTTCTACGATAACGAAGGCAATGTTTACGTCGCACAAGACAAAGACACAGCCCGCCAAAAATACAACTTGGACCCAGAGTTGGAACTGCGTCAAGATGATGACGTACTAGACACCTGGTTCAGCTCTGGTCTGTGGACATTCGGGACACTCGGCTGGCCAGAAAACACCGAGCGCTTACAAACATTCCACCCAACGGATGTACTGGTAACGGGTTTTGACATTATCTTCTTCTGGGTTGCCCGCATGATGATGATGACAATGCATTTCATGAAAAATGAAGATGGCACACCACAGATTCCCTTCAAGACCGTCTATGTAACCGGTCTGATCCGTGATGAAAGCGGCGATAAAATGTCTAAATCCAAAGGTAACGTACTCGACCCTCTGGATATGATCGACGGTATTGAACTGGCCGATTTACTCGAAAAACGCACAGGCAATATGATGCAGCCACAATTGGCTGAAAAGATCGGCAAACGAACTCAGAAAGAGTTCCCAGAAGGGATCTCTGCCCACGGTACTGATGCACTGCGGTTCACGCTAGCCGCGCTGGCGACCACCGGCCGTGATATCAATTGGGATATGAAGCGCTTAGAAGGCTACCGTAACTTCTGCAACAAGATCTGGAATGCCGCCCGTTATGTGTTAATGAACACCCAAGGCGAAGATTGTGGCGTCAATGACGAAGTTGTTGAACTATCACTGGCAGACCGCTGGATCTCAAGTCGTCTGCAACAGCTAGAATCTGATGTAAACCGCCACTTCGAAGAGTACCGATTCGATCTAGCCTCTTCGGCACTGTATGACTTTATATGGAATGAATACTGCGATTGGTATCTAGAACTCTCTAAGCCTGTGCTTTGGGATGATAACGCCTCTGTAGAAGCGAAACGTGGTACCCGCCGTACCCTAGTGCGGGTTTTAGAAGCAATCATGCGTCTCGCCCACCCAATCATGCCTTATATCACCGAAGAGATCTGGCAGCAGGTAAAAACCTTAGCAGGGCAATCTGGCGATACCATCATGCAAAGCGCCTACCCTATGGCTAACCCTGCAAAAGTGGACTTACAAGCAGAAGCCGATATCGAATGGCTAAAAGGGGTTATTATCGGCGTGCGTAACATTCGCGGTGAGATGAATATATCCCCCGCAAAAGACCTGCCGATTCTAATCAAGAACGGCAGCACAGAAGACCAACGTCGCCTTGACGCTAACCGTACTTTCTTAACCAAACTGGCAAAGCTTGACTCAATCACTTGGCTCAACGAAGGCGACGAAGCACCAATGTCAGCCACCCAGCTTGTCGGCAGCATGGAAGTACTGGTGCCTATGGCAGGCTTGATCGACAAAAACGCCGAGTTGGCTCGACTCAAAAAAGAGATGGACAAACTCGATAAAGAGGTTGGCCGTGTAGAAGGGAAACTCAATAACGAGAAATTCGTTGCGAATGCCCCAGCAGAAGTGATTACGAAGGAGCGCGAAAAGCTTGAAAGCGCGCAGATAGCCTTCGCTAAACTGAAAGAGCAGTATGGAAAAATAGAAGCGTTGTAA
- a CDS encoding CBS domain-containing protein, with amino-acid sequence MNNYRELKTILLDASDHIARPGTPSEYTLDTPAINIMTDFERVQPLLMEKNVSIDDARSMMKRMHVRSILVIDKDENFRGLLTLADLESRLAMSIATSAGLKREDISIKEVMTPREKLHAVPLHEISHAKIGDLLQTLQHVGTPHILVVDTLKHEIRGVIASSDIARRLKIPVDVSKRAASFSEVVGVLFTGKDT; translated from the coding sequence ATGAATAACTATCGCGAACTTAAAACGATTCTCTTAGATGCGTCTGACCATATTGCTCGGCCCGGTACTCCTAGCGAATACACACTGGATACCCCTGCAATCAATATCATGACCGACTTTGAGAGGGTTCAACCTTTACTCATGGAGAAGAATGTATCCATCGATGATGCGCGAAGTATGATGAAGCGGATGCATGTGCGCTCAATATTAGTCATCGATAAAGATGAAAACTTTCGTGGCCTTCTAACGCTGGCCGATTTAGAAAGCCGCTTGGCGATGAGTATTGCAACCTCAGCAGGGCTAAAAAGAGAAGATATATCCATCAAAGAAGTGATGACACCACGAGAGAAACTTCATGCCGTCCCTCTTCATGAAATCAGCCATGCGAAAATTGGCGACCTTCTACAGACACTACAACATGTTGGCACACCTCATATACTCGTCGTAGATACGCTGAAGCACGAAATTCGAGGCGTCATAGCCTCAAGCGATATAGCCCGTAGGCTGAAAATCCCAGTGGATGTATCTAAACGAGCAGCCAGTTTTAGCGAAGTTGTTGGTGTGCTTTTTACGGGTAAAGACACCTAA
- a CDS encoding substrate-binding periplasmic protein: protein MRFFFHTALCVLGAALSLNVAATQCTSLRVAGASQWFPFAYHDPLVPNIPQGIAFDVVRLIASDINIPIQYIDDLPWRRIEQAMLDGSVDLLAGNYANSEREKAWLLTQPFSEDDVRVFVKPESSIRFDKLKDLENYAGLIPSGVSFGREFDDYKHKLNITEVELHEQMVSMLVSQRADYIVLPRFSGLKRVNLLGYQGKVIPLDTPVSKNNVHLSMSRESPCKALLSQINERILENRKNGNISAIEAKYAQ from the coding sequence ATGCGCTTCTTTTTTCATACTGCTCTCTGCGTTCTTGGTGCAGCTTTATCTCTAAATGTGGCTGCAACCCAATGCACAAGCCTGCGCGTTGCTGGCGCAAGTCAGTGGTTTCCTTTTGCATATCACGATCCCCTTGTACCCAACATACCTCAGGGTATCGCGTTTGATGTCGTGCGTCTGATAGCCTCAGATATTAACATACCCATACAGTATATTGACGACCTGCCTTGGCGCAGAATAGAGCAAGCCATGCTAGATGGCAGCGTAGACCTTTTGGCCGGAAACTATGCCAATAGTGAAAGGGAAAAAGCCTGGCTACTAACGCAGCCATTTTCTGAAGACGATGTTCGTGTTTTTGTAAAACCAGAGAGTTCGATTAGGTTTGATAAGCTAAAAGATCTAGAAAACTACGCAGGCTTAATCCCCTCAGGTGTCAGCTTCGGCAGAGAGTTTGATGATTACAAACATAAACTCAACATTACTGAAGTCGAACTGCATGAACAAATGGTCTCGATGTTAGTATCACAACGAGCCGACTATATTGTACTTCCACGATTTAGTGGTTTGAAAAGAGTTAATCTTTTAGGCTACCAAGGGAAGGTAATACCTCTCGATACTCCCGTCAGCAAGAACAATGTACACCTTTCTATGTCTCGGGAATCTCCATGCAAGGCTCTATTAAGTCAGATTAACGAACGGATTCTTGAAAATAGAAAGAACGGAAACATCTCCGCCATTGAAGCCAAATACGCTCAATAA